The Geotalea uraniireducens Rf4 genome window below encodes:
- a CDS encoding CoB--CoM heterodisulfide reductase iron-sulfur subunit B family protein → MNSTNSKLTYSYYPGCSLHASGKEYDISTRGLFKALKIGLKEVPDWLCCGATPAHNVDELLSLSLCAKNLSLADEVKGDLAVACAACFSRLKTTQHRLADNPEKRKQVEHAIAGSVPEKKVKHLLEILAKDYGLEQLQEAVQKPLSGLKVACYYGCLLTRPPEVPELDCTEAPTIMERVIGATGAETVAWSHRLECCGANFTLSRPGVVLKLSGDILASAKAAGADCLMVACPLCHGNLDIRQKEIEEATGTRYNMPVFYMTQLLALAAGVPAAKLGFDSMMVSPLPLLKEKNLL, encoded by the coding sequence ATGAACTCTACAAACTCAAAACTCACCTACTCCTACTATCCCGGCTGCTCACTGCACGCCTCGGGCAAGGAGTACGACATATCCACCCGCGGTCTGTTCAAGGCGCTGAAGATCGGTCTCAAGGAAGTGCCGGACTGGCTCTGCTGCGGCGCCACCCCGGCCCACAACGTGGACGAACTGTTGTCGCTCTCCCTGTGCGCCAAGAACCTCTCCCTGGCCGACGAAGTCAAGGGGGACCTGGCAGTCGCCTGCGCCGCCTGCTTCTCCAGACTCAAGACCACCCAGCACAGACTGGCCGACAACCCGGAGAAGCGCAAGCAGGTGGAGCACGCCATTGCCGGCAGCGTACCGGAGAAGAAGGTCAAGCACCTGCTGGAGATCCTGGCCAAAGACTACGGCCTGGAGCAACTCCAGGAAGCGGTGCAAAAGCCCCTCTCCGGCCTCAAGGTAGCCTGCTACTACGGCTGCCTCCTCACCCGGCCCCCAGAAGTGCCGGAACTGGACTGCACCGAAGCCCCGACCATCATGGAGCGGGTCATCGGCGCCACCGGAGCCGAGACCGTCGCCTGGAGCCACCGGCTCGAGTGCTGCGGCGCCAACTTCACCCTGTCGCGCCCCGGCGTGGTATTGAAGCTTTCGGGCGACATCCTCGCCTCGGCCAAAGCGGCCGGCGCCGACTGCCTCATGGTCGCCTGTCCGCTTTGCCACGGCAACCTGGACATCCGCCAGAAGGAGATCGAAGAGGCCACCGGCACCCGTTACAACATGCCGGTCTTCTACATGACCCAGCTCCTGGCCCTGGCCGCCGGGGTTCCAGCAGCCAAACTCGGCTTCGACAGCATGATGGTCAGTCCCTTGCCGTTATTAAAAGAAAAGAACCTACTGTAG
- a CDS encoding CoB--CoM heterodisulfide reductase iron-sulfur subunit A family protein: MSRIGVFVCHCGENISRTVDVERVAREAGALSGVAFATDYKYMCSDPGQNLLKKAVAEHNLDGIVVAACSPRMHEKTFRKAAQSAGLNPFLCEMANIREHCSWVHEDREEATAKASEIVAMLVERVKKDKKLAPITVPITKRSLVIGGGIAGIQAALDIADAGHQVVLVEREPSIGGHMAQLSETFPTLDCSQCIMTPKMVDVANHPNITLHTYSEIENVDGYIGNFQITIKKKARSVDMAKCTGCGICMAKCPQKKIPNAFDRNMGMRPAIYVPFPQAVPNTPVIDRENCTWFKTGKCGVCQKVCGPGAVDYTQEDELIVEKVGAIVVATGFELYDITEKPKGSPIKGYGEFGHGKIPDVIDGMTFERLASASGPTGGKILRPSDGKEPKQVVFIQCVGSRAREKGISYCSKICCMYTAKHTMLYKHKVHDGQAYVFFMDARTPGKGYDEFWRRAVEEEEAGYIRGMVSRLYQKGDKVVVMGSDISVGVQVEIEADLVVLATAVQPRQGADTLAQKLGISYDKYNFYSEAHAKLRPVECATAGIYLAGACQGPKDIPDTVSQASAAAAKVMTLFSRDELEREPIVAKVNEKNCVACFYCKKVCPYGAVEEKEIRDRNGNLIRVVAYVNPGVCGGCGTCQATCPSKSVELDGYTDEQIVAMIEAL; the protein is encoded by the coding sequence ATGTCCAGAATCGGCGTATTCGTCTGCCACTGTGGTGAAAACATATCCAGAACCGTTGACGTGGAACGGGTAGCCCGGGAAGCGGGAGCGCTCTCCGGCGTCGCTTTTGCCACCGACTACAAGTACATGTGCTCCGACCCGGGGCAAAACCTGCTCAAAAAGGCCGTTGCCGAGCACAATCTCGACGGCATCGTCGTTGCCGCCTGCTCCCCGCGGATGCACGAGAAGACCTTCAGGAAAGCTGCCCAGAGCGCGGGTCTGAACCCCTTTTTGTGCGAGATGGCCAACATCCGCGAGCACTGCTCCTGGGTCCACGAGGACCGGGAAGAAGCCACGGCCAAGGCGAGCGAGATCGTCGCCATGCTGGTCGAGCGGGTGAAGAAGGACAAGAAACTTGCACCCATCACCGTCCCGATCACCAAAAGGTCGCTCGTCATCGGCGGCGGCATCGCCGGCATCCAGGCAGCCCTGGACATCGCCGACGCCGGCCACCAGGTGGTGCTGGTCGAGCGGGAGCCCTCCATCGGCGGCCACATGGCCCAGCTCTCCGAGACCTTCCCGACCCTGGACTGCTCCCAGTGCATCATGACCCCGAAGATGGTCGACGTGGCCAACCACCCGAACATCACCCTTCATACCTACAGCGAGATCGAGAACGTCGACGGCTACATCGGCAACTTCCAGATCACCATCAAGAAGAAGGCCCGCAGCGTCGACATGGCCAAGTGCACCGGCTGCGGGATCTGCATGGCCAAGTGCCCGCAGAAGAAGATCCCCAACGCCTTTGACCGGAATATGGGAATGCGCCCCGCCATCTACGTCCCCTTCCCCCAGGCCGTCCCCAACACCCCGGTCATCGACCGGGAGAACTGCACCTGGTTCAAGACCGGCAAGTGCGGGGTCTGCCAGAAGGTCTGCGGCCCCGGAGCCGTTGACTACACCCAGGAAGATGAACTCATCGTGGAAAAGGTCGGGGCCATCGTCGTCGCCACCGGCTTCGAGCTCTACGACATCACCGAAAAGCCCAAGGGCTCCCCGATCAAGGGGTATGGCGAATTCGGCCACGGCAAGATCCCCGACGTCATCGACGGCATGACCTTCGAGCGGCTCGCCTCGGCATCCGGCCCCACCGGCGGCAAGATCCTCCGCCCCTCAGACGGCAAGGAACCGAAACAGGTGGTCTTCATCCAATGCGTCGGCTCCCGCGCCAGGGAAAAGGGGATCTCCTACTGCTCCAAGATCTGCTGCATGTACACCGCCAAGCACACCATGCTCTACAAGCACAAGGTGCACGACGGCCAGGCCTATGTCTTCTTCATGGACGCGAGAACACCGGGCAAGGGATACGACGAGTTCTGGCGGCGGGCCGTGGAGGAAGAAGAAGCGGGCTACATCCGCGGCATGGTCTCCCGCCTCTACCAGAAGGGGGACAAGGTCGTGGTCATGGGGAGCGACATCTCGGTCGGGGTCCAGGTGGAGATCGAGGCGGATCTGGTAGTCCTGGCCACCGCGGTCCAGCCAAGGCAAGGCGCCGACACCCTGGCCCAGAAGCTGGGGATCTCCTACGACAAGTACAACTTCTACTCCGAGGCCCACGCCAAACTCCGCCCCGTTGAATGCGCCACAGCCGGAATTTATCTCGCCGGCGCCTGCCAGGGGCCGAAAGATATCCCCGACACCGTCTCCCAGGCGAGTGCCGCCGCAGCCAAGGTGATGACCCTCTTCTCCAGGGACGAGCTCGAAAGAGAGCCGATCGTCGCCAAGGTGAACGAGAAAAATTGCGTCGCCTGCTTCTACTGCAAGAAGGTCTGCCCCTACGGCGCGGTAGAGGAAAAGGAGATCAGGGACAGAAACGGCAACCTGATAAGAGTCGTGGCCTACGTCAACCCCGGCGTCTGCGGCGGCTGCGGCACCTGCCAGGCCACCTGCCCGTCCAAATCGGTGGAGCTGGACGGCTATACCGATGAACAGATCGTGGCGATGATAGAAGCGTTATAA
- a CDS encoding 4Fe-4S dicluster domain-containing protein, which produces MKHTKMTLSTETMNLDFVRKVESLSGSSVRRCFQCGKCTAGCPMRSFMEHPPNRIMRLLQLGQWERILAGRSIWYCASCETCSTRCPNKVDLAAIMDALRKLSWDANGPSKESYVQLANRLFIENIKTYGRQYEMRLGAVFNVKSGQFLKDLLLGPKLLSRGKLKMFHSKNKNITEIENIFNRIEEMRKTVL; this is translated from the coding sequence ATGAAGCACACCAAGATGACACTCTCCACCGAAACGATGAACCTCGACTTCGTTCGCAAGGTGGAGTCCCTCTCCGGCAGTTCGGTACGGCGCTGTTTCCAGTGCGGCAAGTGCACGGCCGGCTGCCCCATGCGAAGCTTCATGGAACACCCGCCCAACCGGATCATGCGCCTGTTGCAGCTCGGCCAGTGGGAGCGGATTCTGGCCGGTCGATCCATCTGGTACTGCGCCTCGTGCGAGACCTGCTCCACCCGCTGCCCCAACAAGGTGGACCTGGCAGCGATCATGGATGCGCTGCGCAAACTCTCCTGGGACGCCAACGGCCCCTCCAAGGAGAGCTATGTCCAGCTCGCCAACCGGCTCTTCATCGAGAACATAAAAACCTACGGCCGCCAGTACGAGATGCGGCTCGGCGCCGTGTTCAACGTCAAGAGCGGGCAGTTCCTGAAGGACCTGCTGCTCGGCCCCAAGCTCCTCTCCCGGGGGAAGCTTAAAATGTTCCACTCCAAAAACAAGAACATCACCGAGATTGAAAATATCTTCAACCGGATCGAAGAGATGCGGAAAACCGTTTTATGA